From one Scophthalmus maximus strain ysfricsl-2021 chromosome 19, ASM2237912v1, whole genome shotgun sequence genomic stretch:
- the agpat9l gene encoding glycerol-3-phosphate acyltransferase 3-like — MEDFWTGALWALKIWLYLIVCLIMFPAMFGFSLGISETYMTILFKTLEWATVKIQKANTEERTLNASTSNSLIQRGGGSMEKEFEELRLTRPKPPVGGDFTLSDSFYFTRRGIESIIEDEVTQRFTSEELVSWNLLTRTNNDFQYISLRLTLVYGLGIFVRYCILAPLRITLACIGLSWLVIGTSTVGLLPNSRIKSWLSEWVHVMCYRICTRGLSATIHYHNRENKPQKGGICVANHTSPIDIVILCNDGCYAMVGQIHGGLMGVIQRAMVRSCPHVWFERAEMKDRHLVTNRLKDHVNDKRKLPILIFPEGTCVNNTSVMMFKKGSFEIGATIYPVAIKYDPKFGDAFWNSSKYSMVSYLLRMMTSWALVCNVWYLPAMYQQAGEDAVQFANRVKSAIAHQGGLVDLQWDGGLKRAKVKEAFKEQQQKKYSSMVVGDDSSSSNSD; from the exons atggaggactTCTGGACCGGGGCCCTGTGGGCACTGAAGATCTGGCTGTACCTGATCGTCTGCCTCATCATGTTCCCAGCCATGTTCGGCTTCTCGCTGGGCATCTCCGAGACCTACATGACCATTCTGTTCAAAACCTTAGAG TGGGCCACGGTGAAGATACAGAAGGCAAACACAGAGGAACGGACACTGAATGCCTCCACATCAAATA gtCTCAtccagaggggagggggctccATGGAGAAAGAGTTTGAGGAACTCAGACTCACTCGCCCCAAGCCACCGGTGGGCGGTGATTTTACACTTAgtgacagtttttatttcacccGCAGAGGAATTGAGAGCATTATAGAGGACGAG gtgACCCAGCGGTTCACGTCAGAGGAACTGGTGTCCTGGAACTTACTCACTCGCACCAACAACGACTTCCAGTACATCAGCCTGAGGTTGACGCTGGTTTATGGCCTTGGCATCTTTGTGAGATACTGCATCCTCGCCCCGCTCAG GATAACCCTGGCCTGCATTGGCCTGAGCTGGTTGGTAATAGGAACGTCAACGGTTGGATTACTTCCAAATTCAAG GATTAAGTCTTGGCTCAGTGAATGGGTCCACGTCATGTGCTACAGAATCTGTACTCGAGGACTCTCTGCCACCATCCACTATCACAACAG GGAAAACAAGCCCCAAAAAGGAGGGATCTGTGTCGCCAATCACACCTCCCCGATCGACATCGTGATCCTCTGCAACGATGGGTGTTATGCTATG GTGGGTCAGATCCATGGAGGCCTGATGGGAGTTATTCAGAGAGCCATGGTGAGGTCCTGTCCTCATGTGTGGTTTGAGAGAGCAGAGATGAAAGATCGCCACCTAGTGACCAACAG GTTGAAGGACCATGTGAATGACAAGAGAAAGCTTCCCATATTAATATTCCCGGAGG GAACCTGTGTAAACAACACATCTGTCATGATGTTTAAAAAGGGGAGTTTTGAAATTGGAGCGACGATATATCCAGTAGCCATTAAG TATGACCCGAAGTTTGGAGATGCTTTCTGGAACAGCTCCAAGTACAGCATGGTCAGTTACCTGCTGAGGATGATGACCAGCTGGGCCCTCGTCTGTAATGTCTGGTACCTGCCGGCCATGTATCAACAG gcGGGAGAAGATGCTGTCCAGTTTGCCAACAGAGTGAAGTCAGCCATCGCTCACCAGGGAGGACTGGTCGATCTACAATG GGACGGAGGGCTGAAGAGAGCAAAGGTGAAGGAGGCAtttaaagagcagcagcagaagaagtaTAGCAGCATGGTTGTGGGagatgacagcagcagcagcaacagtgactGA